From one Magnolia sinica isolate HGM2019 chromosome 18, MsV1, whole genome shotgun sequence genomic stretch:
- the LOC131232822 gene encoding transcription factor MYBS3, with translation MTRRCSHCSHNGHNSRTCPNRGVKIFGVRLTDGSIRKSASMGNLTHYAGSSNTGGNNPGSPVENPEPAAAADGYASEDFVQGSSCRERKKGVPWTEDEHRMFLLGLQKLGKGDWRGISRNFVVSRTPTQVASHAQKYFIRQTNVTRRRRRSSLFDLIADESVDTRVAHDLFPMSNQQPETQTDMPLPAPPPLDEECESMDSTNSNSGEAVVPKPEISECSYPVIFPAYFSPFFPYPFSVYPGYTVGTMEKEMHEVVKPTAIHSKSPINVDELMGMSKLSLGESLGQPSPFSLKLLEGSARQSAFHANPATNGSSMNSSCSPIHAV, from the exons ATGACGCGGCGTTGTTCGCATTGTAGCCATAATGGCCATAATTCAAGAACCTGCCCTAACAGAGGCGTGAAGATCTTCGGGGTCCGACTAACGGACGGATCGATCCGGAAGAGCGCCAGCATGGGGAATCTAACGCACTACGCAGGGTCGAGTAATACCGGCGGGAACAATCCCGGATCACCGGTGGAAAATCCCGAGCCAGCTGCAGCGGCGGACGGGTATGCGTCCGAGGATTTCGTCCAGGGGTCGAGTTGCCGGGAGCGCAAAAAAG GTGTGCCATGGACTGAAGATGAACACAGGATGTTTCTACTTGGCCTGCAGAAGCTGGGAAAAGGTGATTGGAGAGGGATATCTCGCAATTTTGTAGTGTCAAGGACACCCACTCAAGTGGCCAGTCATGCTCAGAAATATTTCATTCGCCAAACCAATGTGACTAGGAGGAGGAGGCGCTCTAGCCTGTTTGATCTGATAGCGGATGaa TCAGTTGACACTCGGGTAGCACACGATCTCTTCCCCATGAGCAACCAACAACCTGAAACACAAACTGACATGCCATTGCCAGCACCTCCACCTTTGGATGAAGAATGCGAGTCAATGGATTCTACCAACTCTAACAGTGGAGAGGCTGTTGTTCCCAAGCCAGAAATTTCAGAGTGCAGTTACCCAGTAATATTTCCTGCCTATTTCTCGCCATTCTTTCCATATCCATTCTCCGTCTATCCAGGTTACACGGTGGGGACAATGGAGAAAGAGATGCATGAAGTTGTGAAGCCAACAGCAATACATTCAAAGAGTCCAATTAATGTTGACGAGCTGATGGGCATGTCGAAACTTAGCCTGGGAGAATCCCTTGGCCAGCCTTCACCCTTCTCGCTAAAACTGCTTGAAGGGTCTGCCAGACAATCTGCTTTCCATGCGAACCCAGCCACAAATGGCTCAAGCATGAACTCAAGCTGCAGTCCAATCCATGCAGTCTAG
- the LOC131232821 gene encoding hexose carrier protein HEX6-like — MAIEFAMKSESKNTRYNGRMTPFVVISCAMASMGGLIFGYDIGISGGVTSMASFLKKFFPEVYTKMKEDSKTSNYCIFDSQLLTSFTSSLYIAGLITTFFSSRVTRAFGRKPSIIAGGAAFLSGTALGGAAVNIYMLIFGRILLGVGVGFANQSVPLYLSEMAPPWYRGAINNGFQFCIGIGVLSANLINVGTEKIKAGWGWRISLAMAAVPALMLTLGALFLPETPNSLIQRGDNHQKAVEMLKRIRGTTDVQAELDDLIKASAVSKTINHPFQKIIQKRYRPQLVMAIAIPFFQQVTGINVIAFYAPLLFRTIGLGESASLMSAVVTGLVGTTSTFVSMMVVDRLGRRLLFMIGGVQMFISQMMIGGIIAAQLGDHGGLSKGYSYLVLVLISVYVAGFGWSWGPLGALVPSEIFQLEIRSAGQSIALGVSLLFTFIIAQTFLSMLCHFKSGIFFFFGGWVAVMTVFIYLFLPETKNMPIEKMDQVWREHWFWKSIVADRNKLEGEDGMGSSL; from the exons ATGGCGATCGAATTCGCCATGAAAAGCGAAAGCAAAAATACACGCTACAACGGAAGGATGACTCCCTTCGTCGTAATCTCATGCGCCATGGCATCCATGGGAGGACTCATCTTCGGCTACGATATCGGAATTTCAG gtggggtcACTTCAATGGCGTCGTTCTTGAAGAAGTTCTTCCCTGAAGTCTACACAAAGATGAAAGAAGACTCGAAAACCAGCAACTATTGCATATTCGACAGCCAGCTTCTCACCTCATTCACTTCGTCTCTATACATCGCCGGCCTCATCACCACCTTCTTTTCTTCGCGGGTCACGCGTGCTTTCGGGCGCAAGCCTTCGATAATTGCTGGTGGGGCTGCTTTCCTCTCTGGGACAGCTCTCGGCGGCGCTGCCGTCAACATCTACATGCTTATCTTTGGTCGGATTTTGCTCGGAGTCGGTGTCGGATTCGCAAACCAG TCAGTCCCACTATATCTATCAGAAATGGCCCCACCTTGGTACAGAGGAGCAATCAACAATGGCTTCCAGTTCTGTATCGGAATCGGAGTTCTCTCCGCAAACCTCATTAACGTTGGCACCGAAAAGATTAAAGCAGGCTGGGGCTGGCGCATCTCTCTCGCCATGGCTGCAGTTCCAGCTTTGATGCTAACCCTTGGCGCCCTCTTCCTTCCCGAAACTCCCAACAGCCTCATCCAGCGTGGCGACAACCACCAAAAGGCTGTGGAGATGCTGAAGAGGATCCGTGGCACCACAGACGTCCAAGCAGAGCTGGACGATCTCATCAAAGCCAGTGCAGTTTCGAAAACCATCAACCATCCATTCCAAAAGATCATTCAGAAGAGGTACAGGCCTCAACTGGTAATGGCAATTGCAATCCCGTTCTTCCAACAGGTAACCGGAATCAACGTGATTGCATTCTACGCTCCTCTCCTATTCCGCACGATCGGTCTCGGGGAGAGTGCTTCACTCATGTCAGCCGTGGTGACAGGACTCGTGGGCACCACCTCAACCTTCGTATCAATGATGGTTGTGGATAGATTGGGCCGACGGCTTCTGTTTATGATCGGAGGAGTCCAGATGTTCATCTCCCAAATGATGATTGGAGGAATAATAGCAGCTCAGCTTGGCGATCACGGCGGGTTGAGCAAAGGCTATTCCTATcttgttttggttttgatttccGTCTATGTGGCTGGTTTTGGGTGGTCTTGGGGTCCACTGGGGGCCTTGGTCCCAAGCGAGATCTTTCAATTGGAGATAAGATCAGCTGGGCAGAGCATTGCCCTGGGGGTTAGCTTACTGTTCACTTTCATTATTGCTCAGACATTCCTATCTATGCTCTGCCACTTCAAGTCTGGTATATTCTTCTTTTTCGGAGGGTGGGTGGCAGTGATGACCGTATTCATCTACCTGTTCTTGCCCGAGACTAAGAACATGCCTATCGAAAAGATGGACCAGGTGTGGAGAGAGCACTGGTTTTGGAAGAGCATTGTGGCGGACAGGAATAAGCTGGAAGGAGAGGATGGGATGGGCTCAAGTTTGTGA
- the LOC131233489 gene encoding hexose carrier protein HEX6-like, whose translation MAVGFAMKSESARYNGRMTPFVLLSCAMAAMGGVIFGYDIGISGGVTSMAPFLKKFFPEVYRKMNEDSKISNYCKFDSQLLTSFTSSLYIAGLIASFLASTVTRAFGRKPSIIAGGAAFLAGAALGGAAVNIYMLILGRVLLGVGVGFANQSVPLYLSEMAPPRYRGAINNGFQFSIGIGALSANLINFGTAKIKQGWGWRISLAMAAVPASILTLGALFLPETPNSLIQRSNNHQKAADMLKKIRGTTDIQSELDDLIKASAVSKTINHPFQKIIQKRYRPQLVMAIAIPFFQQVTGINVIAFYAPLLFRTIGLGESASLMSAVVTGLVGTISTFISMMIVDRLGRRVLFMIGGVQMFISQMMIGGIMATQLGDHGGLSKSSAYLVLILISIYVAGFGWSWGPLGWLVPSEIFQMEIRSAGQSITVGVSFVFTFIVAQTFLSMLCHFKSGIFFFFGVWVVVMTGFIYLLLPETKNMPIEKMEEVWREHWFWKRFVADGNRHGMESSL comes from the exons ATGGCAGTCGGATTCGCCATGAAAAGCGAAAGCGCCCGCTACAATGGAAGGATGACCCCCTTTGTTCTCCTCTCATGTGCCATGGCAGCCATGGGTGGAGTCATCTTCGGCTACGATATTGGAATTTCAG GTGGGGTCACTTCCATGGCACCGTTCTTGAAGAAGTTCTTCCCTGAAGTCTACAGAAAGATGAATGAAGACTCCAAAATCAGCAACTATTGCAAATTCGACAGCCAGCTCCTCACCTCATTCACCTCGTCTCTATACATCGCCGGCCTTATCGCCTCCTTCTTGGCTTCAACGGTCACACGTGCTTTCGGGCGCAAGCCGTCAATAATTGCCGGTGGGGCTGCTTTCCTCGCTGGTGCAGCTCTCGGAGGCGCTGCCGTGAACATCTACATGCTTATCTTAGGTCGGGTCTTGCTCGGAGTCGGTGTCGGATTCGCAAACCAG TCAGTCCCACTATATCTATCAGAAATGGCGCCACCTCGTTACAGAGGAGCAATCAACAATGGCTTCCAGTTCAGCATCGGAATCGGAGCTCTCTCCGCAAACCTCATCAATTTCGGCACTGCAAAGATCAAACAAGGCTGGGGTTGGCGCATCTCTCTCGCTATGGCTGCAGTTCCAGCTTCAATCCTAACCCTTGGCGCCCTCTTCCTTCCCGAAACTCCCAACAGCCTCATCCAGCGTAGCAACAACCACCAAAAGGCTGCAGACATGCTGAAGAAGATCCGAGGCACGACAGACATCCAATCAGAGCTGGACGATCTCATCAAAGCCAGTGCAGTTTCAAAAACCATCAACCACCCATTCCAAAAGATCATTCAAAAGAGATACAGGCCTCAACTGGTAATGGCAATTGCAATCCCATTCTTCCAACAGGTAACTGGAATCAATGTGATTGCATTCTACGCTCCTCTCTTATTCCGAACGATCGGGCTTGGCGAGAGCGCTTCGCTCATGTCAGCGGTGGTGACTGGACTCGTTGGCACCATCTCAACCTTCATATCAATgatgatcgtcgatcgattaggCCGACGGGTTCTGTTTATGATTGGAGGAGTTCAGATGTTCATCTCCCAAATGATGATTGGAGGAATAATGGCAACTCAGCTCGGCGATCATGGCGGGTTGAGTAAAAGCTCCGCCTATCTTgttttgattttgatctccatCTACGTAGCTGGTTTTGGGTGGTCTTGGGGTCCATTGGGGTGGTTGGTTCCAAGTGAGATATTTCAGATGGAGATAAGATCAGCTGGACAGAGCATTACTGTGGGAGTGAGCTTTGTGTTCACTTTCATTGTTGCTCAGACATTCCTATCTATGCTCTGTCATTTCAAGTCtgggatatttttcttttttggagtATGGGTGGTGGTGATGACCGGATTCATCTACCTGTTGTTGCCTGAGACTAAGAACATGCCTATTGAAAAGATGGAGGAGGTGTGGAGAGAGCATTGGTTTTGGAAGAGGTTTGTGGCAGATGGAAATAGGCATGGGATGGAGTCAAGCTTGTGA